A portion of the Spirochaetales bacterium genome contains these proteins:
- the bamA gene encoding outer membrane protein assembly factor BamA, with protein MALIRDMSSVPGKAGLSIRRKAGGSCCMAFGNNAVKIVSILMALFFTVSPLMAEEMEEEWYLEKTIIDIKFVGLDHVNINDLKPIVGEFVGKNFTKDIFYEIDQKLYELEYFNDIQLVEVPGDEDKTTVILEYHVEEKPIVADIRLTGHKAVTRNEILDNVQTKRGDFENRVMVREDEIAIKSFYIEKGFTEAAVSSRIEKDDEKNVIIVYFDIDEGFKTTIKEILFSGNDFVTDNTLRGELVSKKQDFFHNGVFKENNLADDKIKILDYYNKKGYIDAEVERVEKTVEQNEEKSRSYLILTFYIKEGEQFLFGDVTFEGNNIFPTEDLKKLIKQKPGKVFNKVQWEMDVQAIRSFYADSGYIHNSVSERPEKDDTNKIISYTISIIEKDRAHIENILIVGNDKTKDYVIERELPFEVGDIFSAEKIRQGIFNLYNLQYFSNIQPQPMPGSNEGLMDLIINVEEMSWADFKMGLAFSGTEFPISGQFGWSDRNFLGLGVEVGIDLEASPIKQGLALRYQDNYLFGKGWGGGLKFSLYHSLIQNAFQDIAPPLFTDKDIPDPFTSEEEYTDAIREGIDTNELSLMEYDSLDIELGANTSIYFRTLLGKFGISTSFTTNASYVWYDSKKYRHYNKTVRENLEQWNFINTWGNTLSWDTRDIFYNPESGFYLAQSFIFSGFWGKRNYTKTISKAEAFVTLFDIPVSEDFDFKTVLALHASASFMLDPWFGLMDNYEATEREKLWIDGMNVARGWPFRRNGEALLDFSLELRHPLVKQLLWWTWFFDAASMWDNRDEADFSILDNYLFSFGAGLRVIMPGLPIRLYFCQRFRFEDDRVIWEQGEIPLFDPLSLRFVVAITQPGFF; from the coding sequence ATGGCACTGATCAGGGATATGTCGTCCGTCCCGGGAAAGGCGGGATTATCCATCCGGAGGAAGGCGGGAGGTTCTTGTTGCATGGCGTTCGGCAACAATGCCGTGAAAATAGTATCGATTCTCATGGCTTTGTTTTTTACCGTATCCCCCCTCATGGCCGAGGAGATGGAAGAAGAATGGTATCTTGAAAAAACGATCATCGATATAAAATTCGTCGGGCTCGATCATGTCAACATTAATGATTTGAAACCGATTGTAGGAGAGTTCGTCGGTAAAAATTTTACCAAGGATATTTTCTATGAAATCGATCAAAAACTCTATGAACTCGAATATTTTAATGATATCCAGCTCGTGGAGGTCCCCGGTGATGAAGACAAGACAACGGTTATCCTCGAATATCACGTCGAGGAAAAACCCATCGTTGCCGATATCAGGTTAACCGGCCACAAGGCGGTTACCAGGAATGAAATCCTCGATAATGTTCAGACAAAGCGGGGGGACTTTGAAAACAGGGTTATGGTGCGTGAAGATGAAATAGCAATAAAAAGCTTTTATATAGAGAAAGGCTTTACCGAAGCGGCGGTATCGAGCAGAATCGAAAAGGATGACGAGAAAAATGTCATCATTGTCTATTTTGATATTGATGAGGGTTTTAAAACGACAATCAAGGAAATCCTTTTTTCCGGAAACGATTTTGTTACCGACAACACCCTCCGCGGAGAACTCGTATCGAAAAAACAGGATTTTTTCCATAATGGTGTTTTCAAGGAAAATAATCTCGCTGATGACAAAATAAAGATTCTGGATTATTATAATAAAAAAGGCTATATCGATGCCGAAGTCGAGAGAGTCGAGAAGACGGTCGAGCAGAACGAGGAAAAAAGCAGAAGTTACCTTATTCTCACTTTTTACATCAAGGAAGGCGAGCAATTTCTTTTCGGCGATGTGACATTTGAGGGAAACAATATATTTCCGACGGAAGATTTGAAAAAGCTGATCAAACAAAAACCCGGAAAGGTTTTCAATAAAGTGCAATGGGAGATGGACGTCCAGGCGATCAGATCATTCTATGCCGACAGCGGTTACATTCATAACAGTGTCAGCGAGCGGCCCGAAAAGGATGATACGAATAAAATCATTTCATATACGATAAGTATTATCGAAAAAGACAGGGCCCATATTGAAAATATCCTCATTGTCGGAAACGACAAGACCAAGGATTATGTTATCGAACGGGAACTTCCCTTTGAAGTCGGTGATATTTTCAGCGCGGAGAAAATACGTCAGGGAATATTCAACCTCTACAATCTGCAATATTTTTCAAATATTCAGCCGCAGCCCATGCCGGGCAGTAATGAAGGACTTATGGATTTGATCATCAATGTGGAAGAAATGAGTTGGGCGGATTTTAAAATGGGTCTCGCATTTTCCGGGACGGAGTTCCCGATATCCGGACAATTCGGGTGGTCGGACAGAAATTTCCTGGGATTGGGCGTTGAAGTGGGGATTGATCTCGAGGCCTCGCCGATCAAACAGGGATTGGCACTCCGGTATCAGGACAATTACCTCTTCGGTAAGGGCTGGGGAGGCGGTCTGAAATTTTCATTGTATCATTCGCTGATCCAGAACGCCTTCCAGGATATCGCTCCTCCTCTTTTTACCGATAAGGATATCCCCGATCCTTTCACGAGCGAGGAAGAGTATACCGATGCGATCAGGGAAGGAATCGATACAAACGAGCTTTCACTCATGGAGTATGATTCTCTCGATATCGAACTCGGCGCAAATACGAGTATCTATTTCAGAACACTTCTTGGAAAATTCGGTATCAGCACGAGTTTCACGACAAACGCCTCCTACGTGTGGTATGATTCGAAGAAGTACAGACATTACAACAAAACAGTGAGGGAGAATCTCGAACAATGGAATTTCATCAATACGTGGGGTAATACATTAAGCTGGGATACGCGTGATATTTTTTATAATCCGGAATCGGGCTTTTACCTGGCACAATCCTTTATATTTTCGGGTTTCTGGGGCAAAAGAAATTATACGAAAACCATCTCAAAAGCCGAAGCCTTTGTAACGCTTTTTGATATTCCGGTATCCGAAGACTTTGATTTTAAAACGGTACTGGCGCTTCATGCCTCAGCCTCGTTCATGCTCGATCCTTGGTTCGGTCTCATGGACAACTATGAGGCGACCGAACGTGAAAAATTATGGATTGACGGGATGAATGTCGCGCGCGGTTGGCCTTTCAGAAGAAACGGCGAGGCCCTGCTTGATTTTTCTCTCGAACTCAGGCATCCGCTGGTAAAGCAGTTACTCTGGTGGACGTGGTTTTTTGATGCCGCTTCCATGTGGGACAATCGTGATGAGGCTGATTTTTCAATACTCGATAATTACCTTTTCAGTTTCGGTGCCGGGTTGCGTGTCATAATGCCCGGCCTTCCAATCCGTCTCTATTTCTGTCAGCGGTTCAGATTTGAAGACGACCGGGTCATTTGGGAACAGGGTGAAATTCCACTCTTTGATCCGTTGAGTCTGCGTTTTGTCGTGGCAATTACGCAACCCGGTTTCTTTTAG
- a CDS encoding OmpH family outer membrane protein yields MKNMRVARYCVLSLVFFLIGITLFANQNMPKVGVVNIKKIAQTYFRDSKAFRDLQEEKEKNEKYIEQVKKDIQNIEKQILEANMANNYDLGFRLESEKKRKVEHLREYIRITNQQIEEKLKKLYYSDEYLEELIEKIEMVALKQGFSLILDIDSSEIYFYTQEIDITELVIEELMTR; encoded by the coding sequence ATGAAAAATATGAGGGTGGCACGATATTGTGTATTATCTCTGGTTTTCTTTCTCATTGGAATCACGCTTTTTGCAAACCAGAACATGCCGAAAGTGGGAGTCGTCAATATCAAAAAGATTGCACAGACTTATTTCAGGGATTCGAAGGCATTTCGTGATCTGCAGGAGGAAAAAGAAAAAAACGAAAAATATATCGAGCAGGTAAAAAAGGATATCCAGAATATAGAGAAACAGATACTCGAAGCGAATATGGCGAATAATTACGATCTGGGCTTTCGGCTTGAATCGGAGAAAAAGCGTAAAGTAGAACATCTGCGTGAATATATACGAATAACCAATCAACAAATCGAAGAGAAATTAAAAAAGCTTTATTATTCCGACGAGTATCTGGAAGAATTGATCGAAAAGATCGAAATGGTAGCACTCAAGCAGGGGTTTTCCCTGATACTCGATATCGATTCGTCTGAAATTTATTTTTATACACAGGAGATTGATATCACGGAATTGGTGATCGAAGAATTGATGACACGATAA
- the ruvX gene encoding Holliday junction resolvase RuvX yields the protein MARALSIDLGTKRVGFALSDPLKMIASPYDMVHFSTDEDLVRTIESIVKEKDVDIVIIGLPIREDGREGKGCEESRKLADKLKEKNITVVLWDERYSSKIAESILKECGVKQKNSKKRIDSLSASILLENYLQSLKYKE from the coding sequence ATGGCACGGGCTTTATCGATCGATCTTGGAACAAAGCGGGTCGGTTTTGCGCTTTCCGATCCGTTGAAAATGATAGCCAGTCCTTATGATATGGTTCATTTTTCAACGGATGAAGATCTTGTGAGGACGATCGAATCCATCGTGAAAGAAAAAGACGTCGATATCGTCATCATCGGACTTCCGATTCGAGAAGACGGCAGGGAAGGTAAGGGATGTGAGGAATCTCGAAAACTCGCAGACAAATTAAAGGAAAAGAATATAACGGTTGTTTTATGGGATGAACGATATTCGAGTAAAATAGCGGAATCCATTTTGAAAGAGTGCGGTGTAAAACAAAAGAATTCAAAGAAAAGGATTGATTCGCTTTCTGCATCGATTTTACTGGAAAATTATCTTCAGTCACTGAAATATAAAGAATAA
- a CDS encoding STAS domain-containing protein — protein MKNSIFYTENNNKLFIKAKGHITAQICFGLRQRVFRRLEEKPEIRDIYVDLSHCEYMDSTFMGLLIGFNKKFYNLYRRKLCVIHPSQESLSHFADLGLDKILSYSERDITFPESMETISQKEKISPEFILKAHENLIEISEDNRKKFKIVKELLSKQIKEKKGNETSGNPK, from the coding sequence ATGAAAAACTCTATATTTTATACAGAAAATAACAACAAGTTATTTATCAAAGCCAAAGGACATATAACGGCGCAAATTTGTTTCGGGTTGAGACAACGGGTTTTCAGACGTCTTGAGGAAAAACCTGAAATAAGAGATATTTACGTGGATCTTTCTCACTGTGAATATATGGACTCCACCTTCATGGGGCTTCTTATCGGTTTCAACAAGAAATTTTACAACCTCTACAGGCGAAAACTCTGCGTCATTCACCCCTCACAGGAATCACTTTCTCATTTCGCCGATCTGGGCCTTGACAAGATTCTTTCCTACAGTGAACGGGACATAACCTTTCCTGAATCGATGGAAACGATATCGCAGAAGGAAAAGATATCGCCCGAGTTCATTCTCAAGGCGCATGAAAATCTTATTGAAATTTCTGAAGATAACCGTAAAAAATTCAAAATCGTTAAAGAATTGCTTTCAAAGCAAATAAAGGAAAAAAAAGGAAACGAAACGTCTGGAAATCCGAAATAA
- the mutS gene encoding DNA mismatch repair protein MutS codes for MMRQYKKIKEQYRDTILFFRLGDFYEMFEQDAKEASQILDITLTKRNDIPMCGIPYHAAQNYIAKLLKAQKKIAICEQTHIPKPGKGIATREVVEVITPGTVIDENLLERNENNYIVSIGRYKGEYAIAYIDCSTAEFFAGNFSPDERVERLKQELLRLSPKEIIVSEALVEEDDRISRILFQREGLIVNRYPDWSFDYDANHTILKNQLGVSNLKGFGIREDSALIPVAGVLLDYIRQTSKSMLPHIRSIEIITDASFVCLDESTQRNLELVSNLQDGSKRYTLLEVLDFTKTSMGARRLKKWILHPLVDEKEIETRLDSVGLLYRNQMLLSQLRDLLGRILDLERISAKIATEKAHAKDLLSIRFSLEGIISIFDLLSPFKAMEHINKAIGPLVAGGREIIGIISESIAEEPSILLTEGNLIKKGYHKELDNLRELTENVREVLQKLLIKEKKKTGISSLKLRYNRIIGYYFEVTKSNLNLVPEYFIRRQSLVSGERFSTDELVEKESEINSASERIVSLEKELFLGIRDRVKDNISMLLDLADSVAKLDVLHSFAFSATTYGFSRPVLKNEASLEIKGGRHPVVEAHMRSGSFVPNSITMSDEEGLFILLTGPNMAGKSTFLRQVALIVHMAHCGCFIPADEAVIGIVDKIFCRVGAMDNLARGESTFLVEMNETANILRSATDKSLLILDEVGRGTSTNDGLSIAWAVTEYILSRKHAKTLFATHYHELTSIVHPQLVNYSMSVLERGEDIVFLKRVKKGPADNSYGIHVARLAGLPEEVIDRAEDILHEICGKREVAGNKTVREPVMKQSMLFSSSELVIREIEGFDIDTVTPLEALTAISRWKKELAEEKK; via the coding sequence ATGATGCGACAGTACAAAAAAATAAAGGAACAATACCGGGATACTATCCTTTTCTTTCGTCTTGGTGATTTCTATGAAATGTTTGAGCAGGATGCGAAAGAAGCGTCACAAATCCTGGACATTACCCTCACAAAAAGAAACGATATTCCCATGTGCGGCATTCCCTATCATGCCGCACAGAATTATATCGCGAAACTCCTCAAAGCGCAAAAAAAAATAGCGATTTGCGAACAGACTCATATTCCGAAACCCGGCAAGGGAATTGCAACAAGGGAAGTCGTCGAAGTGATTACGCCGGGGACAGTCATTGACGAAAATCTGCTTGAACGGAATGAAAACAATTATATAGTATCAATCGGCCGGTACAAGGGAGAGTATGCCATAGCCTATATCGATTGTTCAACCGCGGAGTTCTTTGCGGGAAATTTTTCTCCGGATGAACGCGTGGAACGTCTAAAACAGGAACTCCTTCGCCTGTCTCCGAAAGAAATCATTGTCTCCGAAGCCCTGGTCGAAGAAGACGACCGCATAAGCAGAATTCTATTTCAGCGTGAAGGGCTGATTGTCAACCGATATCCGGATTGGAGTTTTGATTATGATGCGAATCATACGATTCTCAAGAATCAATTGGGGGTGTCAAATCTGAAAGGATTCGGTATTCGGGAGGATTCAGCCCTGATTCCGGTTGCCGGCGTGCTGCTTGATTATATCCGTCAGACCTCAAAAAGCATGCTTCCCCATATCCGGTCGATCGAGATTATCACCGACGCTTCATTTGTCTGCCTCGATGAATCCACACAGCGTAATCTCGAACTGGTCAGTAATCTCCAGGACGGAAGTAAACGATATACCCTGCTTGAAGTCCTTGATTTCACAAAAACGTCGATGGGGGCAAGAAGACTGAAAAAGTGGATACTGCACCCCCTTGTCGATGAAAAAGAGATTGAAACGAGGTTGGACAGCGTCGGGCTATTATACAGAAATCAGATGCTTTTATCGCAACTCAGGGATCTCCTCGGCCGAATCCTCGACCTTGAACGTATTTCGGCTAAAATCGCCACGGAAAAAGCACATGCAAAAGACCTGCTGAGTATTCGGTTTTCACTGGAAGGGATCATTTCGATCTTTGATCTTTTATCACCGTTTAAAGCAATGGAACACATCAATAAGGCGATCGGACCCCTTGTGGCGGGCGGTAGAGAAATAATCGGTATTATCAGTGAATCGATTGCCGAAGAACCGTCTATTCTTCTTACTGAAGGAAACCTTATCAAAAAAGGCTATCATAAGGAACTCGATAACCTGCGGGAACTCACCGAAAACGTACGTGAGGTGCTTCAGAAACTGCTTATAAAAGAAAAGAAGAAGACGGGGATTTCATCGCTTAAATTACGCTATAATCGAATAATCGGGTATTATTTTGAAGTAACGAAATCGAATTTGAATCTAGTTCCTGAGTATTTCATACGGCGCCAATCACTTGTGTCCGGGGAGCGATTTTCGACGGATGAATTGGTTGAAAAGGAGTCGGAGATCAATTCGGCCTCCGAGCGGATTGTCAGTCTCGAAAAGGAACTATTTCTGGGGATAAGAGATCGGGTCAAGGATAACATATCCATGCTTCTGGATCTGGCTGATTCGGTGGCCAAGCTGGATGTGCTGCATTCCTTTGCCTTCTCGGCGACGACTTACGGATTTTCTAGACCGGTCTTGAAGAACGAAGCGTCGCTTGAAATAAAGGGCGGCCGGCACCCCGTGGTTGAGGCGCATATGAGGTCCGGTTCGTTTGTTCCGAACAGTATCACGATGAGCGATGAGGAAGGCTTGTTCATCCTCCTTACCGGGCCGAATATGGCGGGAAAATCGACATTTTTACGTCAGGTCGCCCTTATCGTCCATATGGCGCATTGCGGTTGTTTTATCCCGGCCGATGAGGCGGTTATCGGTATCGTGGATAAAATATTCTGCAGGGTCGGGGCGATGGATAATCTCGCGCGCGGGGAATCGACGTTCCTGGTTGAAATGAATGAAACTGCTAATATTCTTCGTTCCGCGACGGATAAAAGCCTTCTGATACTGGATGAAGTGGGAAGGGGGACATCGACAAACGACGGGCTATCCATTGCCTGGGCGGTCACCGAGTATATCCTTTCACGCAAACACGCAAAAACACTGTTTGCAACCCATTATCATGAACTTACCTCTATTGTTCATCCCCAGCTTGTCAATTATTCGATGAGTGTCCTCGAAAGGGGAGAAGATATTGTTTTTTTAAAAAGGGTAAAAAAAGGTCCGGCCGACAATTCATATGGAATCCATGTGGCAAGGCTCGCGGGACTTCCGGAAGAGGTGATCGATCGGGCCGAGGACATTCTTCATGAAATATGCGGTAAACGTGAAGTGGCCGGGAATAAAACGGTTCGTGAACCAGTCATGAAGCAATCAATGCTTTTCTCGTCATCGGAGCTGGTCATCAGGGAAATAGAAGGATTCGATATCGATACGGTCACTCCGCTTGAGGCACTCACCGCCATATCGCGGTGGAAGAAAGAACTCGCGGAAGAAAAAAAATAG
- a CDS encoding methyltransferase yields MKKKKKQSLVLSKKNSASLSIPKTLINKEIPFRFQGENLRFYLSQSLFSSFDIDRGTRLLLKTIAQHVDISSYETCADVGCGIGVLGLSVKKKYPHLQVTGIDRDALAVSISRLNATLNNVKDGVCYKGGLGLENAENENFDMIISNIPAKAGNPVIRSMIARFCRSLNEKGCAACVIIQNLKGIVEDAIAACGSEILYTEETKDYKVFHFTKGKNSSTPAVPDDGTTLRPYIRDNVSFEYHETAYTLDTVFNIPDFDTLSYGTRIAMDILYREHIAGRILIWRPGQGHIPLFLREYYNKSVTQYILAGRDLLELEISRHNLLTNDNVGVSIFLHHFPTVHSLSEICGEPVNHIIYFPEADSAVTPYDDLSPILENILAPDGSLLVTGKSTPLYRINKHLRHFSVVKDKKYQGYRGLLLRKKPSRPPSTPHHASPLS; encoded by the coding sequence ATGAAAAAGAAAAAGAAACAGTCCCTTGTTTTGTCAAAAAAGAATTCTGCGTCCTTATCGATACCCAAAACCTTGATCAATAAAGAAATACCGTTCAGATTTCAGGGAGAAAATCTTCGTTTTTACCTTTCCCAATCTCTTTTCAGCAGTTTTGATATCGACAGGGGAACCAGACTCCTTCTGAAAACGATCGCCCAGCACGTGGATATTTCATCGTATGAAACATGTGCAGATGTGGGCTGCGGCATCGGTGTATTGGGACTTTCCGTGAAAAAGAAATATCCGCACCTACAGGTAACGGGGATCGACCGGGATGCCCTCGCCGTTTCCATAAGCCGCCTTAATGCGACACTCAATAATGTAAAAGACGGGGTGTGTTATAAAGGAGGACTGGGACTGGAAAATGCGGAAAATGAAAATTTTGATATGATCATATCGAATATCCCCGCAAAAGCAGGAAATCCCGTCATCCGATCAATGATAGCACGCTTTTGCCGTTCACTCAACGAAAAGGGGTGCGCCGCTTGCGTCATTATTCAAAATCTTAAAGGTATTGTCGAAGATGCGATTGCGGCATGCGGTTCGGAAATCCTTTATACGGAAGAGACGAAGGATTACAAGGTCTTTCATTTCACTAAAGGTAAAAACTCCTCAACACCGGCCGTGCCCGATGACGGAACCACGTTACGTCCCTATATACGGGACAATGTTTCATTTGAATACCATGAAACAGCATACACGCTGGATACTGTTTTCAACATCCCGGATTTTGATACACTGAGTTACGGTACGCGTATTGCCATGGATATTCTCTACAGGGAACACATTGCAGGGAGAATCCTCATCTGGCGGCCCGGTCAGGGACATATCCCCCTTTTTCTACGGGAATATTATAATAAAAGTGTTACACAATATATCCTTGCAGGACGCGATCTTCTCGAACTCGAGATATCCCGCCACAACCTTCTCACGAATGATAACGTCGGCGTATCGATCTTCCTGCATCATTTTCCGACAGTTCATTCACTCTCGGAAATATGCGGAGAACCGGTCAACCATATCATATATTTCCCGGAAGCTGATTCCGCCGTGACGCCGTATGACGACCTATCCCCCATCCTTGAAAATATTCTCGCTCCGGACGGATCGCTACTCGTTACCGGGAAAAGTACGCCTTTGTATAGAATCAACAAACACCTCAGGCATTTTTCCGTTGTAAAAGATAAAAAATATCAGGGGTATCGGGGCCTTCTTTTAAGAAAAAAACCTTCCCGGCCGCCATCAACCCCGCATCATGCATCGCCGTTGTCGTGA
- a CDS encoding ComF family protein codes for MCGQVLLFSSQPGIPLCEACRKQIKPLEGRRCAKCSMPLISEHMVCTRCREQDFHFHSNFSLFEYCGAVKEILYSYKFRGIRRFAELFAHMTGKMIKTHYPGLPIIPVPPAKRKRRRKGGNHLKPILAIITREYGIPLFDCLEKKIHIPQKVLDFQNRKENLKGNIVLRRRKICDYSHIILFDDIFTTGATADECSRVLLEAGVKRIYVVTLAIDK; via the coding sequence ATGTGCGGACAGGTCCTCCTTTTCTCTTCTCAACCCGGCATTCCCCTTTGCGAAGCATGCCGGAAGCAGATCAAACCCCTTGAAGGCAGACGATGTGCAAAGTGCAGTATGCCGCTTATTTCCGAGCATATGGTATGCACCCGATGCCGGGAACAGGATTTTCATTTCCATTCCAATTTTTCGTTATTCGAATATTGCGGGGCGGTAAAGGAAATTCTCTACTCATACAAGTTCAGGGGGATACGTCGATTTGCGGAACTTTTTGCACACATGACGGGAAAGATGATTAAAACACATTATCCCGGGCTTCCGATTATTCCCGTACCGCCGGCGAAACGAAAGAGACGACGAAAGGGCGGTAATCATCTTAAACCCATACTGGCCATCATTACAAGGGAGTATGGTATTCCCTTGTTTGATTGTCTGGAAAAAAAAATCCATATACCCCAAAAAGTCCTCGATTTTCAAAACCGAAAGGAAAATCTCAAAGGCAATATCGTTTTAAGACGCAGGAAAATCTGCGATTACTCTCATATTATCCTTTTTGATGATATTTTTACGACAGGCGCGACAGCGGATGAATGTTCCAGGGTACTTCTCGAGGCGGGTGTGAAGCGGATATATGTCGTTACGCTGGCGATTGATAAATAA
- the nusA gene encoding transcription termination/antitermination protein NusA — MATDMSLAIKQLVQDKGISEELVLKSIEEGLIAAYKRKFGTADNVVVRFNDDNTEVTVFAQKKIVEIVEDPVTEIALNDALGFNKECEVGDELLIEINPKEFDRSAVQSAKQKYRQSLKEIQKDTIYSEFKEKVGEMIIGYYQRERNGNIFVDLGKVEGILPKKYQSPREIYHLNDRIKALIYEVTKNQSGLQIILSRTHAEFVRRIFELEVPEIYDRTVEIFKIVREPGYRTKIAVFSNRDDVDPVGACVGLKGVRIQAIVKELEGEKIDILKYDPDPRIFIKNALSPSEVKEVLILDEPKKQALVIVTENNFALAIGKQGLNVRLANKLVDWNIDVKTETQFASMDISLETKKAVSALFSDVREEISQISELPDIPPHLVKILADNKIYLIEELVSMGEEELLQLKGINEEDVSKIMQIIEENVEIVEEEKEVETEVETEEQVETEAEDSGEEITDQESEPEEGEEEGELETYECPECGAPINQTMDSCPNCGIGISFEDEEKEE; from the coding sequence ATGGCCACAGATATGTCCCTTGCGATAAAACAGCTTGTGCAGGATAAAGGTATATCGGAGGAACTTGTTTTAAAAAGTATAGAAGAGGGGCTGATAGCAGCATATAAAAGGAAATTCGGTACGGCCGACAATGTGGTTGTCAGATTCAACGATGACAATACGGAGGTGACCGTTTTCGCTCAAAAGAAGATTGTCGAGATTGTTGAAGATCCTGTGACCGAGATAGCCTTGAATGACGCACTCGGCTTTAACAAGGAGTGTGAAGTGGGCGATGAACTCCTTATCGAAATCAACCCGAAAGAGTTTGACAGATCAGCCGTTCAAAGCGCCAAACAGAAATATCGGCAGAGTCTGAAAGAGATACAGAAAGACACGATCTATTCGGAGTTCAAGGAAAAAGTGGGTGAAATGATCATCGGCTATTATCAGCGTGAACGAAACGGAAATATTTTCGTCGATCTGGGGAAGGTAGAGGGCATTCTTCCGAAAAAATATCAATCGCCACGGGAAATTTACCACCTGAATGACAGAATCAAGGCACTTATTTACGAAGTGACCAAAAATCAGTCCGGTCTGCAGATTATCCTCTCACGGACACATGCCGAGTTTGTAAGGAGAATTTTCGAACTCGAAGTGCCCGAGATTTATGACAGAACTGTCGAAATATTCAAAATCGTTCGCGAACCGGGCTATAGAACAAAAATCGCGGTCTTTTCGAACAGGGACGATGTCGATCCCGTTGGCGCCTGTGTGGGACTCAAGGGGGTGAGAATACAGGCGATTGTCAAGGAACTTGAAGGAGAAAAAATCGATATTTTGAAGTATGATCCGGATCCGCGTATTTTTATCAAGAATGCCCTCTCACCTTCTGAAGTTAAAGAGGTACTTATCCTTGATGAACCAAAAAAACAGGCGCTGGTTATCGTGACGGAGAATAATTTCGCACTTGCTATCGGAAAACAGGGATTGAATGTCAGGTTGGCAAATAAACTGGTTGACTGGAATATCGATGTTAAAACAGAAACACAGTTTGCTTCAATGGACATCTCACTGGAAACAAAGAAAGCGGTATCGGCCCTTTTTAGCGATGTGAGGGAGGAGATCAGCCAGATTTCGGAACTTCCGGATATTCCTCCCCATCTGGTCAAAATACTGGCTGATAATAAAATCTATCTTATCGAGGAACTTGTTTCGATGGGAGAGGAAGAACTGCTTCAACTCAAGGGTATCAATGAAGAAGATGTCAGTAAAATAATGCAGATAATCGAAGAGAATGTGGAGATTGTCGAAGAAGAGAAGGAGGTCGAGACGGAGGTTGAAACGGAAGAACAGGTTGAAACAGAAGCGGAGGACTCCGGTGAAGAAATAACTGATCAGGAGAGTGAACCGGAGGAAGGTGAGGAAGAAGGAGAATTGGAAACCTATGAATGTCCCGAATGCGGGGCGCCCATCAATCAGACAATGGACAGTTGCCCAAACTGTGGTATTGGGATAAGTTTTGAAGATGAAGAAAAGGAAGAATAG